A single Perognathus longimembris pacificus isolate PPM17 chromosome 17, ASM2315922v1, whole genome shotgun sequence DNA region contains:
- the Tlcd3a gene encoding TLC domain-containing protein 3A isoform X1, which produces MLLTLASGTLFFPGLFALSTWALRRSRPEWTFSDCVMIGTRVVSSVQAVLATGSGILIVRSCSNVISDRHWLAREYVWFVIPYMVYDIWAMYLCEWCRTSDQNLRCTLIFRNFLSQNRLMITHHLVILLILVPVAQKLRGDLGDFFVGCIFTAELSTPFVSLGRILIQHKQQHTLLYKVNGILTLVTFLLCRILLFPFMYWSYGQQTGLSLLQVPFNIPFHCNVANGFLMAPQIYWFSLLCKKAARLFDTAQAKKNG; this is translated from the exons ATGCTGCTAACGCTGGCCTCGGGCACGCTCTTCTTCCCGGGGCTCTTCGCGCTCAGCACCTGGGCGCTGCGCCGCTCGCGGCCCGAATGGACCTTCTCCGACTGCGTGATGATCGGTACCAG GGTGGTTTCTTCAGTTCAGGCTGTGCTGGCCACCGGGTCAGGGATCCTCATCGTCCGCTCCTGCAGCAACGTGATCTCAGACAG GCACTGGCTTGCCCGAGAATATGTCTGGTTTGTGATTCCATACATGGTTTATGACATTTGGGCCATGTACCTTTGTGAGTGGTGCCGAACCAGCGACCAGAACCTCAGATGCACCCTCATTTTTCGAAACTTCCTGAGTCAAAACCGCCTCATGATCACTCACCATTTAGTCATTCTGTTAATCTTGGTGCCAGTTGCACAG AAGCTCCGGGGAGACCTTGGGGACTTCTTTGTTGGCTGCATCTTCACAGCAGAACTGAGCACTCCATTTGTATCACTGGGCAGAATTCTGATTCAG CACAAGCAACAGCATACCCTTCTCTACAAGGTGAATGGAATCCTCACATTGGTCACCTTCCTTCTCTGTCGGATCCTTCTTTTCCCCTTCATGTACTGGTCCTATGGCCAGCAAACAGGACTAAGCCTGTTACAAGTTCCATTCAATATCCCTTTCCACTGCAATGTGGCCAACGGCTTCCTCATGGCTCCCCAGATCTACTGGTTCTCTCTACTGTGTAAGAAGGCAGCTCGGCTCTTTGACACTGCCCAAGCCAAAAAGAATGGTTAA
- the Tlcd3a gene encoding TLC domain-containing protein 3A isoform X3 produces the protein MLLTLASGTLFFPGLFALSTWALRRSRPEWTFSDCVMIGTRVVSSVQAVLATGSGILIVRSCSNVISDRSSGETLGTSLLAASSQQN, from the exons ATGCTGCTAACGCTGGCCTCGGGCACGCTCTTCTTCCCGGGGCTCTTCGCGCTCAGCACCTGGGCGCTGCGCCGCTCGCGGCCCGAATGGACCTTCTCCGACTGCGTGATGATCGGTACCAG GGTGGTTTCTTCAGTTCAGGCTGTGCTGGCCACCGGGTCAGGGATCCTCATCGTCCGCTCCTGCAGCAACGTGATCTCAGACAG AAGCTCCGGGGAGACCTTGGGGACTTCTTTGTTGGCTGCATCTTCACAGCAGAACTGA
- the Tlcd3a gene encoding TLC domain-containing protein 3A isoform X2: MVYDIWAMYLCEWCRTSDQNLRCTLIFRNFLSQNRLMITHHLVILLILVPVAQKLRGDLGDFFVGCIFTAELSTPFVSLGRILIQHKQQHTLLYKVNGILTLVTFLLCRILLFPFMYWSYGQQTGLSLLQVPFNIPFHCNVANGFLMAPQIYWFSLLCKKAARLFDTAQAKKNG; the protein is encoded by the exons ATGGTTTATGACATTTGGGCCATGTACCTTTGTGAGTGGTGCCGAACCAGCGACCAGAACCTCAGATGCACCCTCATTTTTCGAAACTTCCTGAGTCAAAACCGCCTCATGATCACTCACCATTTAGTCATTCTGTTAATCTTGGTGCCAGTTGCACAG AAGCTCCGGGGAGACCTTGGGGACTTCTTTGTTGGCTGCATCTTCACAGCAGAACTGAGCACTCCATTTGTATCACTGGGCAGAATTCTGATTCAG CACAAGCAACAGCATACCCTTCTCTACAAGGTGAATGGAATCCTCACATTGGTCACCTTCCTTCTCTGTCGGATCCTTCTTTTCCCCTTCATGTACTGGTCCTATGGCCAGCAAACAGGACTAAGCCTGTTACAAGTTCCATTCAATATCCCTTTCCACTGCAATGTGGCCAACGGCTTCCTCATGGCTCCCCAGATCTACTGGTTCTCTCTACTGTGTAAGAAGGCAGCTCGGCTCTTTGACACTGCCCAAGCCAAAAAGAATGGTTAA
- the Gemin4 gene encoding gem-associated protein 4: protein MDLGPLNICEEMTILHGGFLLAEQLFRPKALVQLTKSDWEHVGQPIVEALREISSATAHSQPFAWKKKALIIIWAKVLQPYPVSPSDTETRWQEDVFFSVGNMIPNINHTVLFELLKSLEASGLFIELLMALPTTICRTELEHFLEHMTVDTSSKDVAFFLDVWWEMMKHKGNQQDPLLSQFTIMAHKYLPSSDEFSHPPKRFKSDPDVCPTMPLLAMLLNGLKKIQKRILCLGMKCCALANLADMLTVFALIEDEPQEVSATTYLDKLATVISVWNSDTQNPYHQQALAEKVKEAERDVSLTSLAKLPSETISVGFEFMHSLLREWGEELQVMLNSSQGTNYDSYRLCDSLTSFSQNLKLYLDTTSLSKEERQVVSELAECVKDFLQKTSRVLHNKNVEDITASIAMAIIEQKMDRHMEMCYIFASEKKWAFSDEWVACLVSNRALFREPDLVLRLLETVMEVTVTDRAIPESQIKQVIGLILECYADLSLPDKNKVLSGVLHCWGRKGLSERLLDYLEGFKEDLNTTFNQLTQSASEQGLTKAVASVARLVILHPEVTVKKMCSMAVINLGTHRFLAQILTAFPALRFTEAQGPNSSTTFVVSCLKETVWTKFSTPKEEKQFLELLSCLMSPVKPQGIPVAALLEPDEVLREFVLPFLMLDVEVVDLSLKIFIQTLEADAGLEEYWLQTCSPFPILFSLCQLLDSFTKYWQLPQEKRSLPLDGKDLVVRILELLCAIVLGNAETFSPDTWIKSLSWLHRKLEQLDWTVGLRLKNFFEGHFKCEVPATLFEICKLSEAEWTSQAHPGYGPGTGLLAWMECCYISSSISEQMLSVLVVDVSNPEEVRLFSKGFLVALVQVMPWCSPQEWQCLHQLTRRLLEKQLLHVPYTLEYIQFVPLLNLKPFAQELQLSVLFLRAFQFLCSQSCRNWLPMEGWSHVVKLLCGSLTNLLDSVRLTQSGGPWAQGQDQDLTQEALFVYTQMFCHVLHIMAMLPQEVCEPLYVLALEILTCYETLSKTNPSISSLLQKVNEQHFLKSIAENISPEDRRQTLLQKISNF from the exons ATGGACTTAG GACCCTTGAATATCTGTGAAGAAATGACAATTCTGCATGGGGGCTTCTTGCTGGCCGAGCAGCTGTTCCGCCCCAAAGCATTGGTGCAGTTGACCAAGTCTGACTGGGAACATGTCGGGCAGCCCATTGTGGAGGCCTTGAGGGAGATTTCCTCAGCCACAGCACATTCCCAGCCGTTTGCCTGGAAGAAGAAAGCTCTGATCATCATCTGGGCCAAGGTCCTTCAGCCCTACCCCGTTAGCCCTTCTGACACTGAGACTCGGTGGCAGGAGGATGTGTTCTTTTCCGTGGGAAACATGATCCCAAACATCAACCACACAGTCCTTTTTGAGCTGCTCAAATCTCTGGAAGCTTCTGGCCTCTTTATCGAGCTCCTGATGGCCCTGCCCACCACCATCTGCCGCACCGAGCTGGAGCACTTTTTGGAACACATGACTGTTGACACTTCTTCCAAGGATGTGGCCTTCTTCCTAGATGTCTGGTGGGAAATGATGAAACATAAGGGCAATCAACAGGACCCCCTGCTCTCACAGTTTACAATAATGGCTCATAAGTACTTGCCCTCTTCAGATGAGTTCTCCCATCCTCCAAAGAGGTTTAAGTCAGACCCAGATGTGTGTCCCACCATGCCTCTACTGGCCATGCTGCTTAATGGACTGaagaaaatccagaagagaatCCTGTGTCTTGGGATGAAGTGCTGTGCACTAGCCAACTTGGCCGACATGCTGACAGTATTTGCCCTGATCGAGGATGAACCCCAGGAAGTGTCTGCCACCACATATCTAGACAAGCTGGCCACAGTGATCTCCGTGTGGAACTCAGACACCCAGAACCCATACCATCAACAGGCACTGGCAGAGAAGgtaaaggaagcagagagggaTGTCAGCCTGACCTCACTGGCCAAACTCCCCAGCGAGACCATTTCTGTTGGGTTTGAGTTCATGCACAGCCTGCTacgggagtggggggaggagctACAGGTCATGCTCAACAGCAGTCAGGGCACCAATTACGATAGCTACCGGTTGTGTGACAGTCTGACATCCTTCAGCCAGAACTTGAAGCTCTACCTAGATACCACCAGCCTGTCCAAGGAGGAGAGGCAAGTGGTCTCTGAGCTGGCTGAGTGTGTTAAAGACTTCCTGCAGAAAACCAGCAGGGTGCTGCACAACAAGAATGTCGAGGACATCACTGCCTCCATTGCCATGGCCATCATCGAGCAGAAGATGGACCGGCACATGGAAATGTGCTACATTTTTGCCTCTGAGAAGAAGTGGGCCTTCTCTGACGAGTGGGTGGCCTGCCTTGTTAGTAACAGGGCTCTCTTCCGAGAGCCGGACTTAGTTTTGAGGCTGCTGGAAACAGTGATGGAAGTCACTGTGACCGACAGAGCCATCCCTGAGTCTCAGATCAAACAGGTGATCGGCTTGATTCTAGAATGCTATGCAGACCTCTCACTGCCAGACAAAAACAAAGTCCTGTCAGGTGTTCTGCACTGCTGGGGACGAAAAGGCCTCTCTGAGAGGTTGCTGGATTACTTGGAGGGTTTTAAGGAAGATCTCAATACGACATTTAACCAGCTCACACAGAGTGCCTCGGAGCAGGGCTTGACTAAAGCGGTAGCCTCTGTGGCCCGCCTGGTAATACTACACCCCGAAGTCACAGTGAAGAAGATGTGCAGCATGGCTGTGATTAACCTTGGCACGCACAGGTTCCTGGCTCAGATCCTCACTGCCTTCCCAGCCCTTAGGTTCACAGAAGCGCAAGGGCCAAATTCATCCACCACTTTCGTGGTGTCATGCCTCAAAGAAACTGTCTGGACAAAGTTCTCTACacccaaggaagaaaagcaattttTAGAACTCCTGAGCTGCCTGATGAGTCCTGTGAAGCCCCAGGGTATCCCAGTCGCTGCTCTTCTGGAACCTGATGAGGTGCTAAGGGAATTTGTCCTGCCTTTCTTGATGCTGGATGTGGAAGTGGTAGACCTCAGTCTGAAGATCTTCATCCAGACCCTCGAAGCCGATGCAGGCTTAGAGGAGTACTGGCTCCAGACCTGTTCCCCATTCCCCATCCTCTTCAGTTTGTGCCAGCTCCTGGACAGCTTCACCAAGTACTGGCAGCTCCCTCAGGAGAAGCGAAGCCTCCCTCTAGATGGAAAGGATCTAGTGGTCCGCATCCTGGAGCTCCTCTGTGCCATCGTGTTAGGCAATGCAGAGACCTTCTCCCCCGACACCTGGATCAAGTCGCTGTCCTGGCTCCACCGGAAGCTGGAGCAACTAGACTGGACTGTGGGCCTGAGACTGAAGAACTTCTTTGAGGGCCACTTCAAGTGTGAGGTGCCAGCCACACTTTTTGAGATCTGTAAGCTTTCTGAGGCCGAGTGGACCTCCCAGGCCCATCCTGGCTACGGGCCTGGCACAGGGCTGCTTGCGTGGATGGAATGCTGCTACATTTCCAGCAGCATTTCTGAGCAGATGCTCTCGGTCCTGGTGGTGGACGTGAGCAATCCTGAGGAAGTCAGATTGTTCAGCAAGGGCTTTCTGGTGGCTCTGGTGCAAGTCATGCCCTGGTGCAGCCCACAAGAATGGCAGTGCCTTCACCAGCTGACCAGGAGACTGTTAGAGAAACAGCTCCTCCATGTCCCCTACACCCTGGAATATATTCAGTTTGTTCCGCTGCTCAACCTGAAGCCTTTTGCCCAGGAGCTCCAGCTCTCCGTCCTCTTCCTGAGAGCTTTCCAGTTTCTCTGCAGCCAGAGCTGTCGTAACTGGCTTCCCATGGAAGGCTGGAGCCATGTGGTCAAACTCCTCTGTGGCAGTCTGACCAACCTCCTGGACTCAGTTAGGTTGACACAGTCAGGGGGGCCCTGGGCCCAAGGGCAAGATCAGGACCTGACCCAGGAAGCCCTGTTCGTTTATACCCAGATGTTCTGTCACGTTCTGCACATCATGGCCATGCTCCCACAAGAGGTCTGTGAGCCTCTCTACGTGCTGGCCTTGGAAATCCTCACCTGCTATGAAACCCTAAGCAAGACCAACCCTTCTATTAGCTCATTGCTCCAGAAGGTAAATGAGCAGCACTTCTTAAAGTCTATTGCCGAGAACATTAGCCCTGAGGACCGGCGCCAAACCCTGTTGCAGAAGATCAGCAACTTTTGA
- the LOC125365998 gene encoding diazepam-binding inhibitor-like 5: protein MCQVEFELACTAIKQLKGPVSDQEKLEVYSFYKQATQGDCNIPAPPATDVKATAKWEAWNVNKGMSKMDAMRIYIAKVEELKKKDTG, encoded by the coding sequence ATGTGCCAAGTGGAATTTGAGCTGGCGTGTACGGCGATCAAGCAGCTGAAGGGGCCTGTGAGTGATCAGGAGAAACTGGAAGTGTACAGCTTTTACAAACAGGCCACTCAGGGCGACTGCAACATCCCTGCGCCCCCAGCCACTGACGTGAAAGCCACGGCCAAGTGGGAGGCATGGAATGTGAATAAAGGGATGTCCAAGATGGATGCCATGAGAATATACATCGCCAAAGTGGAAGAGTTGAAGAAAAAAGATACTGGCTAG